Part of the Antechinus flavipes isolate AdamAnt ecotype Samford, QLD, Australia chromosome 2, AdamAnt_v2, whole genome shotgun sequence genome is shown below.
tcctatgtacgctgcatatatcttattttgaagtgaagaaacaaaatgggaacaaatacaatatttaaaatgaagtaaagttaaaacCACAaacttttggctaatgagatggtcaatgtctggttccatatttgtcactactagttgtaacaagtgatgcaagtgtgcatctgtTAGTCTtaatctggttggagatttcaaaagtttcattctagaaaaagtctgttcagagacataagtgctgccaaagatggttgccattttgagtgcatggttcctgaaatgaggatatgtctcagaggggagagaggcatagaaattatgaaggatgcttgacttgaatgcgtctttcagagtcacaattctgcagttcagtcagttccatttggtaaattgtatccacattttcaatgtcaatagaaaatgggttatggggaaaagctgtatgtcctgttcatggagatgaagctctttaaaatctaaattgaaactccttttgcaatttttccaatgaatccacacatgttttgtttgggaatgcaatcagcagtttttccgctaacagattttgagttgtggggagaggGCAGAAGCttttctccttcacttgtttgatgaagaggcctaattttacttcaaatgctttgacatgtgattgcatatcataGATGAGCTTctcctttccttgaagttgcatattgaaactgttgagtagctctgttatatctgtcagaaaggcaaggtgccatttccattctgcattaTTGAGCTCtgatacttctttgttttttgaaagcagaaaagttttaatctgtggaagtaagtcatagaaacatttcaaaactctcccttgactcagccaatggacttctgtgtgatatagaacatcttcatactcaacatttagctcagacaaaaattcctgaaattgtctgtgatttagtgcattagctctaatgaagttaacacaagattccacaattttcataacagagtcccacttgaATGATTTACTacacttgttggtggatgaggcagtgtatggctattgaatgagaatggttatgtttgtccatctcttggttaatgtgagcaattactcctttcttagaccccaccatgttaggagcaccatcagttgtcacactAGCTaatttagcccagtccagctccaaaccattcataatttggcaaaccttttcataaatatcctctcctgtagttatttctttgatgctttgcagtgcagcaagctcttctatgacttcaaaataatcattcgtcccacgaataaaaattagaagttgtgcagaatcacgaacatcattgcttttgtcgagtgccaaggaaaaatatgaaatttctttatggAGTtctgcaaatgctgatgcagattgtctcccatttcttcaatcctccgtgtaattgtaggtcctgaaagactcactgtattaaataaattggccttctctggacacatctctttggcaacagaaagaaggcattctttaacaaattctccctccacgaatggtctgccagtatgtgctattagcttggcaacttgaaaacttgctcgcagtgatgaaatatttagctgcttctggttcacaaaagtattttgctgaattgtcaatgtatttttcagttttaatattttatcttttttcacttctccaaccaatcatatttatctttatgttgagtttcatagtgtcaacacaaattatattctttgaacacagacactatattctggcatatcagacatacagctctttctttgtactgcatgaaaaagtaatcataagtccattgttctttgaatatcctacactccaagtcaatttttctttttcttgacatcattatttcctagggattccaaattgctattagtaaaataccaatatatatatatatatacagcgctacaaaaacaatataccagcaataactttacccacacagagacatacagactacaatgcccaacttcctccaagctgcctctgtgctGTGATGCCTCCATTTCCAGCACCCTCTCTCCCGCTCTTCCGGCTCCCACTTCCAACCTTCACTGCTGTAGTGAATACCCCTACAGCGGCCGTGACATgcgcagcatgcactgtacatccccgACACCTGTCTGTTGTGGTGACTGCTGTTACTGTACAAGGCCGCAGGCTATCAGTTCTccgtcttctgcatctctctcccttcctcacacCACACACTCTGGCCTGGGAACTCATCTCACCTTGGTATCCCCTCACACTCTGTGTCCGCCACCTCAGCCCAGTGCCTGAAGTGTGCATTGCTAATGCAAGTTTAGGTAGAATGGCACTTCCAgcctgattttgccataacctggCGGGCCACATAAATGTCCTCAGCAGGCCACATCTGGCCCTCGGGCCATagttttgaggacccctgatttactagctaggcaagtcacttaacctctgcctgcttAATCCATTGATGAAGAtacaccagtatctttgtcaagaaaaccccatggacaatatGGTCcattgactgaacaacaatagcatACAAGCCATTGTATTTCCTACATAGTTCTGTCTTTCCCTTGTATCTTACAAAGCTCACAAATCTGTTTTTACTGAAGTATTAGACAAGGGAATCAGATTTCAAGTTTTGCTTGCACTAGTTATAACAATAGAAAACAATTGACTTTTTCTAGgctttcctcacctataaaatccCATAAAAAGGGATTAAGCAATCTCTGGATCTCCTTCAATCTCTGACATCATACATACTGATTCAAGTATTTTTCACTGTTTCACATCTTTTTTGTATCTTCgactaaattgtaagctcctttagaACAGAGATTGCCTTATACTTTCTCTAAAACCCGTTCAACTCATAGCAAAGTGATTAATACAGAGTAATACAAAGCTTCTCAGGAAGGAATTTCTTTTAATGAAAGCATATCTGCATCTTCTCAGCAATTTAGTTTTCAGAGATGCTTGGAATATTgtgaggttaagggatttgcctaggatcattcAGCCAGCCTGTGACAGACATAAGACTTGAATCTTATATTAACTGGCTCCAAAGCAGGCTTCTGATGCACTACAGCCTACTACcctttcaataaatattattgactGGTTAAGAATTTTTGGTTGATAAACCAGACCTAAAATGCATCTTCTAGTACTGTATTCGTGATGGGTCTTCTTCTTGCTTAAATTTGTCCCTTTGAATAACACTATTTTCCCTTAGCAATTCATTATGGATCTGTCATCCAGATGCTTATCTAAAATCCTTTTAGAACTTGTTCAGTTTATGCAATGTTTGATCAGGAGGGAGGTGGTAATGAATTCCTTACTTGACTACCTATTGTATGATTGTTAATTTATCCCAAGTTTACAGCTCTCAGATACTGCTCTTTGATTTTGATATTCAATATTGTGTTCAAAAAGTCTATTGTTTACCCCATCATTACTATTGATAGTCTTACAGACTCCTTAAAATTTTGAGTTAGAAGGAATTTAAGAAATTACATAATCCATGGAAGGGGGTTGGGAAAggaaggcaattggggttaaatgacttctccagggttacacagctagcaagtgttaagtggttgaggacacatttgaactcagattctcctgacttcggGGTTAATATTTTATCCACTTGCTATCTAGCTGTATCCATGACTCCCtcgttttattttttttaaagaattgtctgtaacatgaactgatgctaagtgaaatgagcagaactaagagatgattatatacttcaacaacgatactgtatgagtatgtattctggtggatttcttcgacaaagagatctaactcagtttcaactgatcaatgatggacagaagcagctacactcaaaagCAAGAACactgggaactgaatgtaaactgtttgcagttttgtttttcttcccgggttatttttaccttctgaatctaattcttcctgtgcaacaagaaaactgttcggttctgcacacatagattgtatctaggatatactgtgacatatttaacatatatgggactgcttgccatctaggggagggggtggagggagagaggggaaaaatcggaatagaagtgagtgcaagagataatgtaaaaaattactcaggcatgggttctatcaataaaaagttctaattattaaaaaataaataaataaatgattgcctgttaagaggtagaaaaaataacacaatttacctgaaagaacaaaaggtcaagaatttcaagggaattaatgaaaataaaaagtaaatgaaggtggcctaaaactatattataaacagcagtcatcaaaatcatttggtactgataagaaatagagtagttgaggtggcagctaggtggattagtggatagagcagcagccctgaagtcaggaggacccaagttcaaatctgacctcagacacttaacatgtcccagctatgtaaccctaggcaaatcacttaaccccaattgcctcagcaaaaaagaaaaaaaaaaagttgatcagtggaatatgttaggttcgcaagactccagcttctgggataaaaactcattatgtgacaaaaattgctgggaaaattggaaaacaatatggtagaaactaggcatgaaCCAATATagaacactctataccaagataaggtcaaaatgcattaatgatttagaaataaaaggtgatactataagtaaattaggagaacaaagcaCAAagtacttctcagatctgtgcagAAGGatggaatttatggtcaaagaaggaTTAGAGAACATTAAAGTgcaaaatagttaattttgattatattaaatgtaaaagtttttgtacaaacaaagccaatgcagacaaagttagaagggaagcagaaaaccagATAAAACTTTTATATCCAAGGGTCAtaacaaaggtctcatttccaaaatatatagagaattgactcaaatttttaagaatacaaataattctctaattgataagtggtcaaaagatatgagcaattttcagatgaaattaaaaccatttctagtaacatgaaaaaatgttctaaatcactatagattaaagaaatgcaaattaagacaactatgaggtagtactacacacctctcagatggctaagatgacaggaaaaatatgttggaggggatgtggaaaaactgggacattaatacactgCTGGAGTTGttaattgatccaatcattctggagagcaatatggaggtatcaaactgtgcataccctttgactcagcagtgtctctactgggcttgcatctcaagagagcataaaaaaggaaaaaagatcattCTGTGcaaaagtttgtagcagctctttttgtaaagggaaggaactagaaactgagtggatgcccaactgttagagaatggctaaggatgaatgttatgaaatattgttctataagaaatgatcaacagggtttcagaaaggcctgaagagacttacatgaactaatgttaagtaaagtgagtagaaccaagagaactatTGTACacaatagtaacaaaattatgtgatgatcaactgatggatgggctcttttcaagaatgagatgattcagtcgaATTCCACtggacttgtgatggacagagatccattcagaaagaagactgtggggactgaatgtggatcacaacatagtatttgcaccttttttgtttgctcttttcatttttttttctgatttttgatctgatttttcttgtgcaacgtGATAAATgcggaaatatgtatagaagactttgcacatattttaaaatatattggattgcttgctatctagggaaggaaggtgggggggaagggagggagaaatattcAGGGATTTGgggattttgtatttatttgtatttgcatttattgaatgttgaaaattatttttgcatgtgctttgaaaattaaaagctattattaaaatttttaaaaatgatatcaatttatactgcaacatatctaacatatataggactgcttgccatctaggggaggaggtggagggagggaggggaaaaatcgaaacagaagcgagtacaagggataatgttgtaaaaaaattatcctggcatggattctgtcaatataaagttattataaaataaataaaatatataattttttaaaatgatataaattactttaaaaaaattttttaaatgaattgcctGTTAATTCATGCCtttaaggttctgataaaggcctcatttccaaaatatatagagaattgactcaaatttataagaaatcaagccattctccaatgtcaaaggatatgaacaattttcagatgatgaaattgaaactattaccactcatatgaaagagtgttccaaatcactattgatcagagaaatgcaaattaagacaactctgagataccactacacacctgtcagattggctaagatgacaggaaaaaataatgatgaatgttggaggggatgcgggaaaactgggacactgatgcattgttggtggagttgtgaacaaatccaaccattctggagagcaatctggaattatgcccaaaaagttatcaaactgtgcataccctttgatccagcagtgttacttctgggcttacatcccaaagaaatactaaagggaaagggacctgtatgtgccaaaatatttgtggcagccctgtttgtagtggctagaaactggaaattgaatggatgcctatcaattggagaatggctgggtaaattgtggtatatgaatgttatgaaatattattgttctgtaagaaatgaccagcaggatgaatacagagaggactggcgagacttacgtgaactgatgctaagtgaaatgagcagaaccaagagatcattttacacttatcattatacacaacaacaatactatatgaggatgttctgatggaagtggatttctttgacagagagacctaactccgtttcaattgatcaaggatggacagaagcagctacacccaaagaaagaacactgggaaatgaatgtaaactatttgcatttttgtttttcttcccgggttatttttatcttctaaatccaattctccctgtgcaacaagagaactgttcggttctgcaaacatatattgtatctaggatatactgcaacatatttaacatatataggactgcttgccatttaggggaggggaaaaatcggaacagaagagagtacaagggataatgttgcaaaaaaattaccctggcatgggttctgtcaataaaaagttattataaaataaaatttaaaaaaattcatgccTTTGACTCTACAGATTTGTCTTCTTAAGCTAAAAACCATTTCCTAAATCAATTTCAGTATCTTTCCTAGACATTAATTTTAAAGATCTAGTCCTTATAGTCACATATCAAACTTCAAGCTTTCTActccaaaaaaaatatatataacaataaataaaaataaaaaggctgatttttaaaagaatatttacaaTTAAGAGCTGGgaacttcatttcatttcaaatctTACATTGTATCAATTCTTTTCAGACTTATGGCTGTTAACAATAATTGAACTTACAAAGAACATTAGCTTAGTAAATTGTGCTTGTTTGATAATTTATTACTTCCCTGTTAACTGATACATTCTTTAACATGACTCTTTTAAATAATGTTCTagtaatttatttacaatctttaCATGTGATTCTGtaaaacatacaaataattacAGACTCCTTCAGACTGACAAGATActtattttttcaacatttaaatAGATgcacattttatttaaaagtaactCTATACTACTTtctcataaaaatagaaaaatagtttaATATCCATAGTTTACATTATATTGAAACAAAAATCAGGATATTTgaaatttcccccacaaatgtTGGAAACCACCCCCCctcgaaaaaaaaaaaagggaataccATCAATAATCAACTTAAAACATTACATCACAGGATAAATGACTGTCAAGTGATTAAACTCATCACAACAAACTGTTATCTAGTAAGAAGtataattctataatattttatttttaacctgCATCTTTCATGCTGGATTTCAATGTGCACATTCTGTTTATGTAAACATATTGGATGTATCCAAAATACActcttattataattataatgtcaGTACCTTGGGAATTGTGCAACAACACATTATTGcaaaaataggaaagggaaagaatcttCCTTTTGTGTACTTTGAAATTAAAAGGCaacttttttgtttcaattttgttaaaaaaaaaaaaaatcctatttcatccattcatcacccctttccctcctatctGTCATTGCTCTGGAATGGTAACTCTGTTAGCATCTTATTTCAAGTTTagtgtacatacatacaaacactcTCTCTCACCCAATGAATATATtcagattatataatatatgtgtgtgtgtattcatttaagtgcctaaataaaatatttaattcaaccTTTCATGCAGCCAGTTGTTTCTATTATCATGTATTTTTTATCAAAAGGCACCAAGAtttaaactaaataatttcagttttctttttcttctccctttacttTATTCAAGATGATTGTTTTCCTATCAGAATTCTATCTCCAAAATAGTATGGCTCTGAGCATTTAGGGAACCAGAATAAAACAGAAATCCTAGCAAGTTGAAAATTGTTgcccacaaaaataaaaatacctactAGATTAGTACAGATCTTAATACATTTCATTTCTGAcattaggtttaaaaaaaaaatcacagaaataacaAACCCTCCAAGAATAAACTTAGAACTATAACATTGTAACAATGGGATGATACCTTCATAGTAGTAACACTGTATTCAATCTAATTAATACAGTCATATTTAGCCAAAACCATTAGAAATTCATTGTTCCCAATTATTTTACAGGATTATTCTGAGAACAAGTGAAACCAGTGTTAGCATATACAATATCAACATATAAACAAGTTATGGCATTTattcacaaagagaaaaaatttgcacGTTTCATTACATAAAAACCAGATTTACTAGATTTCAGCTTTGATCAAATTTTAAAGATAtgtttttaagattaaaaaaacaaaacaaaacaaaaacaaaattcttcttaaaataaaaatactttttacataCATACTTTGTTATTAATAACTTTTATGCCCTTAAAATGTGAAACATTTAGAAAGCTTTTGAATTATAGAAATTTTGACAAGTTACTCTATTTGGCCACAACATATTCCAACTCCTCTTTTGAGAAATACATTAGCATTTTTTAATTCATCAGTCCTAAATGATCAGAAATACTTAAagcaattctatttctttttcttcttctttggtgGTTCATCATcagagctgctatctgtgctagAGCTGGTGCTAGAGGAAGAGCTGGAATCTGACTCAGAatcagaagaagaggaagaactaGTTGAGGAGTGTGATGATGATGAAGTAGAAGAGCTTTCCTCAGTATCGCTATcatcagaggaagaagaggaagaggaatcttcACTCTCTGATGAAGAATCACTGGCTGAACTCTCACTGCTACTGCTGCTGGAACTGGTAACACTTTTAGAcctaatagaaaaggaaagatcaGACTGGGGAGAAGCTACTattatttaaacatataaaagAGTAGTTTCTTATATGTTCAAGAAAAATAAGCCCTCTTAAGCATATTAGAGAATACTAAGATATTATCCCTGGATGCCATGCTTTGGGATTACTTTATATAAGATCATTTTGAATCTCTTTAATTAAGTTTCCTCTTGATACTAGCTAAGCTTTCATGAATGGGAATCAAAACAATGAATTATAGTAATATAATGAATATAGTAACATTCAAATGTACCAAATAAGGtttgagatatatatgtatatatataaattttaaaaaccaaaattaatatttaatattcttagATTTAACTATATCAGAACACAAGGGTGCTAGTCACGAACAATTAAAAGCTTTCTATTCTAAGCTAAAAATTTCTATCTTTCCTAATAGAGAGGaatagaaaacagagaaagaaaaagaaaaggaagaaatgaaaaggggaaaaaaagtgataaGGAAAAAAGCAGGTCTAAAAATATTCTAAtgcttaatatttaaatatttctagtcatttgCTCTTTCTTCCTACAGTCACTATAATACATCTTGTACAATGTTCCTAAATCTTCTTCTAGTCATTCTAATACATTCTATACAATGTTCCTAAATCCACACATACCTTTTcttcttggtctttttttctgtattagtTTCTccaatgctaataataataaacatggagcgttgggagaagggagagggaaatttccattaataaatgtttacaataACATATACAAATACTCCCCTATTATTCCAAGAACTTAGATTTACATTAGAGAAAAACAGTTGTACACTCAGAAAACaagatattttgttaaaattgaaCAGAAATTTTCTATTATAGATTGTGGAAAGAAgtaatatgaggaaaaaaaaattacgaacagaaaaaaaaaaatggatcagtCTTGGTCACTAAGAGTGAGGGATAATAcatacatttatcattttatcagaAGTTGTAACCACTATCTATTGAGCCCCCAAATAAAAAGATATCCCTTATGTTCTTGAGGTAGCATTTCTTTTatggcatttttcattttgtgCTATGGAAAAAATGCAACAAAGAAAAACTACTAGTGAGTCTGATTAACTACTACTCTATTCTTTAAAATCTGAACTTAGAGGTCAATAACATTTTGCAATGGTAAAAAGTTCACAAGTATCTCACTCATGACCttcattaaatagaaaaaaggacTCTATTTCACATCTTAGTTTCTCTATACATTCCTTATTTTATAGGAATATTCAATCTAGAGAAAGCATAACAAACATTAcctatgtttattatatattctttttagcATCATATAACACTGAT
Proteins encoded:
- the ZCCHC10 gene encoding zinc finger CCHC domain-containing protein 10; protein product: MASVVFCFHRGETSQNASRWSPVLTKMATPMHRLIARRQAEANKQHVRCQKCLEFGHWTYECTGKRKYLHRPSRTAELKKALKEKENRFLLQQSIGETNTEKKTKKKRSKSVTSSSSSSSESSASDSSSESEDSSSSSSSDDSDTEESSSTSSSSHSSTSSSSSSDSESDSSSSSSTSSSTDSSSDDEPPKKKKKK